The nucleotide window GGGAACTCCCTCTgttaaacacacaatgtttaaaacaAAACCACACTTAGCCACACTCTCACTCAGTCTCATACttacactcatctctctctcacacacagtctgaAATGCAAGCACTCCACACACTttcatacacactcacatagtCGTCGTCCTGCGGTACCAGGATGTTCATTTCAGAGCTCTTGGCGCTGATAATCTCACAGTCCAGAGCGTCCTTACTCAGGTAGACTTGGCAGCCCTCTGTCTTGTTGATAGAGATGGTGGGAACTCTACCCATCACCTGGACAAAAGTGGGGCAGAGCATCAGCACAGATTCTTCTATCTTATAACTAGTCGAGACTGGAATTTATCCTGACCATGTAACCTCACCAGAAGAAATTGTGGCCCAACATAACGCATAAAAATAAAAGTGGCAGTACCTTACATCTACTATAGCTTCATAGCGGGTACATTTGAGTTGAACTTCAGatgcagagaggaaagagatgccATATGTTATTTTCTAGAACATGTATGAAATTTGAGCTGACCTGCAACTTAATGTCTTTAGAGTTGATGACTTCCATAATGCCAACAACGTTGTCAAACACCAGACCAAGCTTCTTACAGTTATCTGTCAGAGGTGAACATCACAGAAAAACATGAAATCGGtgaaggtttagagagagagagagagagagatacaggtttGATGCTGTCAAAGACAACAAAGAAATTgtccactgtacagtatatggccATGCCTTTGCAAATGACGTTGCCGTATACATAATCAAATCTTAATAACAGAACTATAACAAATAAAACAATGGATGGTTGAACTCACCCACAATGATGGAGTTGATCTTTCCTTTTATCTGTAGAGTAGAGTTGCTGCA belongs to Salvelinus sp. IW2-2015 unplaced genomic scaffold, ASM291031v2 Un_scaffold10764, whole genome shotgun sequence and includes:
- the LOC112079985 gene encoding adenylyl cyclase-associated protein 2, which gives rise to MGQMVTGLVCCFTPQEYFDQAHDLVIEEPELRQVAYVFGCSNSTLQIKGKINSIIVDNCKKLGLVFDNVVGIMEVINSKDIKLQVMGRVPTISINKTEGCQVYLSKDALDCEIISAKSSEMNILVPQDDDYREFPVPEQFKTVWDGSKLVTEPTEIAG